The following proteins are co-located in the Pseudomonas synxantha genome:
- the zapE gene encoding cell division protein ZapE yields MAVFSLLQRLFAKQSSVSDASTIPAYFQRKAEQQGYTLSDGQMRAITALNRQAQRLLNGQATRGLYLHGPVGRGKSWLLDGFFKALPIAEKQRVHFHDFFARLHQGMFLHRGHDDALAVTLDQLLAGCRVLCFDEFHVHDIGDAMLIRRLFRALFQRDVLVLVTSNYPPEGLLPNPLYHERFKPVIDLIAARMDVLEVSSPQDFRSLPQAHAQQRFTSGQYVWPGTPTQRESLGLPATACPAQHLTVGTRQLLCRGHQARTIVFTFNDLCEQLTAVMDYLLLCEDFDHWIIDGLPHLAECPIAVQQRFINLVDVLYDQDKRLTLIGHQPLDKCLEGQAIDLARTASRLRQLQTPCAQTAPDPVS; encoded by the coding sequence TTGGCCGTGTTTTCCCTGCTCCAGCGCCTGTTCGCGAAACAATCCAGCGTTTCGGACGCCTCGACTATCCCGGCGTATTTCCAAAGAAAGGCCGAGCAACAGGGCTACACCCTCAGTGATGGGCAAATGCGGGCGATTACCGCCCTGAATCGCCAGGCACAGCGCCTGCTCAATGGCCAAGCCACCCGCGGCCTGTACTTGCACGGCCCGGTGGGGCGCGGCAAAAGCTGGCTGCTGGACGGGTTCTTCAAGGCTCTGCCCATTGCCGAAAAGCAACGCGTGCACTTTCACGATTTCTTCGCCCGCCTGCACCAAGGCATGTTCCTGCACCGCGGGCATGACGATGCCCTGGCCGTCACCCTGGATCAGCTGCTGGCCGGCTGCCGCGTGCTGTGCTTCGACGAATTCCACGTTCACGATATCGGCGATGCGATGCTCATCCGCCGTTTGTTCAGGGCGCTTTTCCAACGCGACGTGCTAGTGCTAGTGACCTCCAACTATCCGCCCGAGGGGTTGCTGCCCAACCCGCTGTACCACGAACGATTCAAGCCGGTGATCGACCTGATCGCCGCGCGCATGGATGTGCTGGAAGTCAGTTCGCCCCAGGACTTTCGCAGCCTGCCCCAGGCCCACGCACAACAGCGTTTCACCAGCGGCCAGTATGTGTGGCCCGGTACACCGACCCAGCGTGAAAGCCTCGGGCTGCCCGCCACGGCTTGCCCGGCGCAGCACCTGACGGTCGGCACTCGGCAGCTGCTGTGCCGTGGCCATCAGGCGCGCACCATCGTGTTCACCTTCAACGACCTGTGCGAACAGCTCACGGCGGTCATGGACTACCTGCTGCTGTGCGAGGATTTCGACCACTGGATCATCGACGGCCTGCCGCACCTGGCCGAATGCCCAATTGCCGTGCAGCAGCGGTTCATCAACCTGGTGGACGTGCTCTACGACCAGGACAAACGTCTGACGCTCATCGGCCACCAGCCGCTGGATAAATGCCTGGAAGGTCAGGCCATCGACCTCGCCCGCACTGCCAGCCGCCTGCGCCAGTTGCAAACACCCTGCGCGCAAACCGCCCCCGACCCGGTATCATGA
- a CDS encoding anti-sigma factor family protein, which translates to MISLPPSERDLHAYVDHQLLESDRRVLETWLASHPEVAAQVQAWQQDAQLLRASLSGALRQPNNPALDPALIRQRIKRQSRRHFATAALLLIAVSLGGIGGWQAREATQPPLLPMTDAMQAYRLFAQDGIMPADFSAEGSGNMQAWLDRYFNQAHRLPDLSQAGFKPVSGRLLTTDQGAAAMVLYEDPQGRRISFYIRPPGPNNGFLPRGSRSADGLQAEYWSGGGYNYAMVSPVDQPTTGLMKF; encoded by the coding sequence ATGATCAGCCTGCCCCCCAGCGAACGCGACTTGCATGCCTACGTCGATCACCAATTACTGGAGAGTGACCGCCGCGTGCTTGAAACCTGGCTGGCCAGCCACCCCGAAGTGGCTGCTCAGGTCCAGGCCTGGCAACAGGATGCGCAATTATTGCGTGCGTCTTTAAGCGGCGCCCTGCGACAGCCGAACAACCCGGCACTGGACCCGGCGCTGATTCGCCAGCGTATCAAGCGTCAGTCCCGCCGCCACTTCGCCACCGCGGCGCTGCTGCTGATTGCCGTGAGCCTCGGCGGGATAGGCGGCTGGCAGGCCCGCGAGGCCACCCAGCCGCCGCTATTGCCAATGACCGATGCCATGCAGGCCTACCGCCTGTTTGCCCAGGACGGCATCATGCCCGCCGACTTCAGTGCCGAGGGCAGCGGCAATATGCAGGCATGGCTCGACCGCTATTTCAATCAGGCCCACCGCCTGCCCGACCTGAGCCAGGCGGGGTTCAAGCCGGTCAGCGGGCGCCTGCTCACCACCGACCAGGGCGCGGCAGCCATGGTGCTGTACGAAGACCCGCAAGGCCGGCGTATCAGCTTCTATATCCGCCCGCCAGGCCCGAACAACGGTTTCCTGCCCCGCGGCAGCCGCAGCGCCGATGGCTTGCAGGCCGAATACTGGTCAGGCGGCGGCTATAACTACGCAATGGTCAGCCCGGTGGACCAGCCGACCACGGGGTTGATGAAGTTCTAG
- a CDS encoding sigma-70 family RNA polymerase sigma factor, translating into MHELDEQLRELIPRLRRFAVSLTRNTSSADDLVQATLERAIIAWADKRIEGDLRAWLFSILYRQFLDAHRRSRRYARMLEFFTGRDDAQPSVERTVMAQSTLQAFDQLTAEQRALLLWVSVEGLSYKAVADILDVPIGTVMSRLSRARQALRQLSDGEIASPALRRLK; encoded by the coding sequence ATGCATGAACTCGACGAACAGTTACGTGAACTCATCCCCAGGTTGCGGCGTTTTGCCGTGTCGCTGACGCGCAACACCAGCAGCGCCGACGACCTGGTGCAGGCAACCCTGGAACGGGCGATCATCGCCTGGGCCGATAAACGTATCGAAGGTGACCTGCGCGCATGGCTGTTCTCGATCCTCTACCGGCAGTTCCTCGACGCCCACCGCCGCAGCCGACGCTATGCGCGCATGCTCGAATTCTTCACCGGCCGTGATGACGCGCAGCCTTCGGTGGAACGCACGGTGATGGCCCAATCCACCCTGCAAGCCTTCGACCAGCTCACCGCCGAACAGCGTGCCCTGCTGCTGTGGGTGTCCGTCGAAGGCTTGAGCTATAAGGCCGTGGCCGACATCCTCGACGTGCCCATCGGCACTGTGATGTCACGCCTGTCCCGCGCACGCCAAGCGTTGCGTCAACTCAGCGATGGCGAAATTGCCAGCCCTGCCCTGCGGAGACTCAAATGA
- a CDS encoding catalase family peroxidase translates to MVDHSSPPRPPLSTTSLLVRLAGIGAVVAVVAGAFAYVNGTLDPQRLRPKTLVNALETNNGVHPGFRRNHAKGVCVAGYFESSAEARAYSSAQVFSAAKTPVIGRFALPSGNPYAPDSSVPIRSFAVQFSQANGQQWRTGMNSMPVFPVGTPEAFYQLLKAGAPDPATGKPNPANMPAFFAAHPETAPFLAWVKTAKPSASYATETYNGINAFYLVSADGKRQAVRWGVVPLSQDAPGDTAPDGADFLEKDLVQRLAAGPLRWQLNMTLANPGDPLDDASKTWAGEHRVLNAGTLVLQSSQPQADGDCRDINFDPLILPSGIEASNDPLLAARSAAYASSYLRRAGEVSPLHSAPQESQP, encoded by the coding sequence ATGGTAGATCACTCATCACCCCCCCGTCCTCCATTGAGCACTACGAGCCTGCTCGTACGTCTGGCGGGTATCGGCGCTGTGGTTGCCGTTGTCGCTGGGGCATTTGCCTACGTCAACGGCACCCTCGACCCACAACGCCTGCGGCCAAAAACCTTGGTCAATGCCCTGGAAACCAATAACGGCGTACACCCAGGCTTTCGCCGTAACCACGCCAAGGGCGTGTGCGTGGCCGGTTACTTCGAGAGCAGTGCCGAGGCGCGTGCGTACTCCAGTGCCCAAGTGTTCAGCGCGGCCAAGACCCCGGTCATCGGCCGGTTTGCCTTGCCCAGTGGCAACCCTTATGCACCGGACAGCAGTGTGCCGATCCGCAGTTTTGCCGTGCAGTTCAGCCAAGCCAACGGCCAGCAGTGGCGCACCGGCATGAACAGCATGCCGGTGTTCCCGGTCGGCACCCCCGAGGCGTTCTACCAGTTGCTCAAGGCGGGCGCGCCGGATCCGGCCACTGGCAAGCCGAACCCGGCCAATATGCCGGCATTTTTTGCCGCGCACCCGGAGACGGCGCCGTTCCTGGCGTGGGTCAAGACCGCCAAGCCATCGGCCAGTTATGCGACTGAAACCTATAACGGCATCAATGCGTTTTACCTGGTGAGCGCCGATGGCAAACGCCAGGCCGTGCGCTGGGGCGTGGTGCCGCTCAGCCAGGACGCACCGGGCGATACTGCGCCGGATGGCGCCGATTTCCTCGAGAAAGATCTGGTGCAACGCCTCGCCGCCGGGCCGTTGCGTTGGCAATTGAACATGACCCTGGCCAACCCCGGCGACCCGCTGGATGATGCGAGCAAGACCTGGGCCGGCGAGCACAGGGTGCTGAACGCCGGCACCCTGGTGCTGCAAAGCAGCCAGCCACAGGCAGACGGTGATTGCCGCGATATCAACTTTGACCCGCTGATTTTGCCCAGCGGCATCGAGGCCTCCAATGACCCGTTGCTGGCTGCCCGCTCCGCCGCGTATGCCAGTTCGTACCTGCGCCGCGCCGGTGAAGTCAGCCCGTTGCACAGCGCCCCTCAGGAGTCGCAGCCATGA
- a CDS encoding cytochrome b: MNAQPRFFAPLARLLHWLMALMVIAMLFIGAGLAASVSERHEWLIHLHKPLGIAILALVIVRLVVRFCTRQPPLPADLPAWQVLAAKASHVLLYALMLVLPLLGWAMISAAGDPVMLSSNVQLPALVGANAPLFALLRKAHGYLAYLLFLTVLVHLAAALFHGLIRRDGVLQSMTGTKD, translated from the coding sequence ATGAATGCCCAGCCCCGCTTTTTTGCCCCCCTGGCACGTCTGCTGCACTGGCTGATGGCGCTGATGGTCATTGCCATGCTGTTTATCGGCGCGGGGTTGGCCGCGTCAGTGTCTGAGCGCCATGAGTGGTTGATCCACCTGCACAAGCCGCTGGGGATCGCGATCCTGGCCCTGGTGATCGTGCGGTTGGTGGTGCGCTTTTGCACACGACAGCCGCCGTTGCCAGCGGATTTGCCCGCGTGGCAAGTGTTGGCGGCCAAGGCTTCCCATGTGCTGCTGTATGCGTTGATGCTGGTGTTGCCGCTGCTGGGCTGGGCGATGATTTCGGCCGCCGGTGATCCGGTGATGCTCAGCAGTAACGTGCAACTGCCCGCGCTGGTCGGGGCGAATGCGCCATTGTTTGCGCTGTTGCGCAAGGCTCACGGCTATCTCGCCTACCTGTTGTTTCTCACGGTACTGGTGCACTTGGCGGCGGCGTTGTTCCACGGTTTGATCCGCCGCGATGGTGTCTTGCAAAGCATGACCGGCACCAAGGACTGA
- a CDS encoding M14-type cytosolic carboxypeptidase, with translation MTVALTSIKISTDFDSGNIQVLDASDAYQLLLAIKPDTRSDHFQWFHFKAEGMHVGHTHTFRLSNAGRSSYRHAWSGYNAVASYDHINWFRVPTRFDGEILHITLQTREKHVWFAYFEPYSRERHDWLIDQALKYAGVTLLATGKSAEGRDIQLLRRGKGGEGRRKVWIIAQQHPGEHMAEWFMEGVIERLQQDGDDELKKLLAAADLYLVPNMNPDGAFHGHLRTNAMGQDLNRAWQSASQELSPEVLFVQEQMEKYGVDLFLDIHGDEEIPYVFTAGCEGNPGYTPRIEALEKHFRRHLSHLTRDFQTTHGYTRDLPGEANMTLACNAVGEKYDCLSLTLEMPFKDNDDAPNLRTGWSGDRSKQLGKDVLSSVADIVGLLR, from the coding sequence ATGACCGTGGCCTTGACCTCCATCAAGATCAGCACCGACTTCGACAGCGGCAACATCCAGGTCCTGGATGCCAGCGATGCCTATCAGTTGTTGCTGGCAATCAAACCCGATACCCGCAGCGATCACTTCCAATGGTTCCACTTCAAGGCCGAAGGCATGCACGTGGGGCATACCCACACCTTTCGCCTGAGCAACGCGGGTCGCTCGTCCTACAGACATGCCTGGAGCGGGTACAACGCCGTGGCGTCTTACGACCATATCAACTGGTTCCGGGTACCGACGCGTTTCGACGGCGAGATCCTGCATATCACCCTCCAGACCCGGGAAAAACACGTCTGGTTTGCCTATTTCGAACCCTACAGCCGTGAACGCCACGACTGGCTGATCGATCAAGCCCTGAAGTACGCCGGCGTCACCCTGCTCGCCACCGGCAAGAGCGCCGAAGGCCGCGATATCCAACTGCTACGACGGGGCAAAGGGGGCGAAGGTCGCCGCAAAGTATGGATCATTGCCCAGCAGCACCCCGGCGAACACATGGCCGAATGGTTTATGGAAGGCGTGATCGAACGCCTGCAACAGGACGGCGACGACGAGCTGAAAAAGCTGCTGGCCGCGGCTGACCTGTACCTGGTCCCGAACATGAACCCCGATGGCGCCTTCCATGGCCACCTGCGCACCAATGCCATGGGCCAGGACCTCAATCGCGCCTGGCAGAGCGCCAGCCAGGAACTCAGCCCGGAAGTCCTGTTCGTCCAGGAACAGATGGAAAAATACGGCGTGGACCTGTTCCTCGATATCCACGGCGACGAAGAGATCCCCTACGTCTTCACCGCCGGCTGCGAAGGCAACCCCGGCTACACACCGCGCATCGAAGCCCTGGAAAAACACTTCCGCCGCCATCTGAGCCACCTGACCCGGGACTTCCAGACCACCCACGGCTACACCCGCGACCTGCCGGGCGAAGCCAACATGACCTTGGCCTGCAACGCGGTTGGTGAGAAATATGACTGCCTGTCCCTGACCCTGGAGATGCCCTTCAAGGACAACGACGACGCACCCAACCTGCGCACCGGCTGGTCAGGCGATCGCTCGAAACAGCTGGGCAAGGACGTCTTGAGCAGCGTCGCTGATATCGTCGGCCTTTTGCGCTGA
- a CDS encoding DUF6124 family protein — protein MTNSPYPLPETPEHVELHDMHNSGAAQRALDYYLKEEMSAPAQDDAMFLIKPGISQEEALVHASDLLRSAAATAYESACSHQGNQRDLAFSVVYLIDMAKAMVERSLQGPAAKANA, from the coding sequence ATGACGAACAGCCCGTATCCATTGCCCGAAACACCTGAACACGTTGAATTACACGACATGCACAACAGCGGTGCGGCCCAGCGCGCGTTGGACTATTACTTGAAAGAAGAGATGTCGGCGCCGGCCCAGGATGACGCCATGTTCCTGATCAAACCGGGCATCAGCCAGGAGGAAGCCCTGGTGCATGCCTCGGACCTGTTGCGCAGTGCAGCGGCAACCGCCTATGAATCAGCGTGCAGCCATCAAGGCAATCAACGCGACCTGGCGTTTTCCGTGGTGTATTTGATTGATATGGCCAAGGCGATGGTGGAGCGGTCGTTGCAAGGGCCAGCGGCCAAGGCGAACGCGTGA
- a CDS encoding LexA family protein, with protein MDNWIALVKANMKDRKVTQGELAERLGMSQGGVGHWLNKRRVPSLADMNRVLAELGLGDLEVALEIRERAATEATLQRRYNPYFRYPVSDWKQACELREERAAYGTSRYELTDYHAQGKAFWLPVTSDAMTAPTGLSIGAGMMILVDPAIEPEPGKLVVAQWAGSPQATFRQLQEESGQRYLVPLNPTYPKALLTEDCRILGVVVQATAKF; from the coding sequence ATGGATAACTGGATAGCATTGGTCAAGGCCAACATGAAAGACCGCAAGGTCACGCAAGGCGAACTGGCGGAACGCCTGGGCATGTCCCAGGGCGGTGTCGGCCACTGGCTCAACAAACGCCGCGTACCGAGCCTGGCGGACATGAACCGGGTGCTAGCGGAACTAGGGTTGGGGGACCTGGAAGTGGCGCTCGAGATTCGCGAGCGGGCCGCAACAGAGGCGACGTTGCAACGACGCTACAACCCGTATTTCCGCTACCCGGTCAGCGACTGGAAGCAGGCGTGCGAGTTGCGCGAAGAGCGGGCGGCCTATGGAACGAGTCGCTACGAATTGACCGATTACCACGCTCAAGGCAAGGCGTTCTGGCTACCGGTGACGAGCGATGCCATGACTGCCCCCACGGGCCTGAGCATCGGTGCCGGGATGATGATCCTGGTGGACCCGGCCATCGAGCCCGAACCCGGCAAACTGGTGGTTGCCCAATGGGCTGGCAGCCCCCAGGCGACCTTTCGCCAATTGCAGGAAGAAAGCGGCCAGCGTTACCTGGTGCCGCTCAATCCTACTTACCCCAAGGCGCTGCTCACCGAGGATTGCCGCATCCTGGGGGTAGTGGTGCAAGCCACGGCGAAGTTCTAG
- a CDS encoding acetyl/propionyl/methylcrotonyl-CoA carboxylase subunit alpha: MSTLTTVLVANRGEIACRVMRTAKAMGLTTVAVHSAIDRDARHSREADIRVDLGGSKATDSYLQIDKLIAAAHASGAQAIHPGYGFLSENAGFARAIEAAGLIFLGPPASAIDAMGSKSAAKALMETAGVPLVPGYHGEAQDLETFRAACERIGYPVLLKATAGGGGKGMKVVEDVSQLAEALASAQREALSSFGNGQMLVEKYLLKPRHVEIQVFADQHGHCLYLNERDCSIQRRHQKVVEEAPAPGLSVEQRKAMGEAAVRAAQAIGYVGAGTVEFLLDARGEFFFMEMNTRLQVEHPVTEAITGLDLVAWQIRVAQGEALPITQDQVPLIGHAIEVRLYAEDPANDFLPATGHLALYRESDPGPGRRVDSGVEQGDDVSPFYDPMLGKLIAWGEDREQARLRLLSMLDEFAVGGLKTNLGFLRRIIGHPAFAAAELDTGFIPRYQEELLPAPGALSDAFWQAAGSAFMQSLPTGDGPWANNQGFRAGLPAEVSLHLSCNGQDRLVTLAGHASQLCGEQLLIEHQGVRRAHLAVRSASSLYLRWDGEMHAVSLFDPIAAVEAGQSHQGGLTAPMNGSIVRVLVEIGQTVEAGTQLVVLEAMKMEHSIRAPQAGVVKALFCMEGEMVAEGSALVELETAG; the protein is encoded by the coding sequence ATGAGCACACTCACCACCGTATTGGTGGCCAACCGGGGCGAGATCGCCTGCCGGGTCATGCGCACCGCCAAGGCCATGGGCCTGACCACCGTGGCCGTGCACAGCGCCATCGACCGCGATGCACGCCATAGTCGCGAGGCAGACATCCGCGTCGACCTGGGTGGCAGCAAAGCCACCGACAGCTACCTGCAAATCGACAAACTGATCGCCGCCGCCCACGCCAGCGGCGCCCAGGCGATCCACCCGGGCTACGGCTTCCTCTCGGAAAACGCTGGCTTCGCCCGCGCCATCGAGGCCGCCGGCTTGATTTTCCTCGGCCCGCCCGCCTCGGCCATCGACGCCATGGGCAGCAAATCGGCGGCCAAGGCCCTGATGGAAACCGCCGGCGTACCGCTGGTGCCGGGTTACCACGGCGAGGCCCAGGACCTGGAAACCTTCCGCGCCGCCTGTGAGCGTATCGGCTACCCGGTACTGCTCAAGGCCACGGCCGGCGGCGGCGGCAAGGGCATGAAGGTGGTCGAGGATGTCAGCCAATTGGCCGAAGCCCTGGCCTCTGCCCAGCGCGAAGCGCTGTCATCTTTCGGCAATGGGCAGATGCTGGTGGAGAAATACCTGCTCAAGCCGCGGCATGTCGAGATCCAGGTGTTTGCCGACCAGCATGGCCACTGCCTGTACCTCAATGAGCGCGACTGCTCGATCCAGCGTCGCCATCAAAAAGTCGTCGAAGAAGCCCCGGCGCCGGGCTTAAGTGTCGAGCAACGCAAGGCCATGGGCGAAGCAGCCGTGCGTGCGGCCCAGGCCATCGGTTATGTCGGCGCAGGTACGGTGGAATTTCTGCTGGATGCCCGTGGCGAGTTTTTCTTCATGGAGATGAACACGCGACTGCAAGTGGAACACCCGGTGACCGAGGCAATCACCGGTCTGGACCTGGTGGCCTGGCAGATCCGGGTGGCCCAGGGCGAGGCGCTGCCCATCACTCAAGACCAAGTGCCGTTGATCGGCCATGCGATTGAAGTACGGCTGTATGCCGAAGACCCGGCCAATGACTTCCTGCCGGCCACCGGGCACCTGGCGCTGTACCGCGAGTCCGACCCAGGCCCGGGCCGCCGAGTGGACAGCGGTGTCGAGCAAGGCGACGACGTGTCGCCCTTCTACGACCCGATGCTGGGCAAGTTGATTGCCTGGGGCGAAGACCGTGAACAGGCGCGTTTGCGGTTACTGAGCATGCTCGACGAGTTTGCAGTCGGCGGGCTCAAGACTAACCTGGGTTTTCTGCGACGCATCATCGGTCATCCCGCGTTTGCGGCCGCCGAACTGGATACCGGCTTTATCCCTCGTTATCAGGAAGAGCTGTTACCGGCGCCCGGTGCATTAAGCGATGCGTTCTGGCAGGCGGCGGGCTCGGCGTTTATGCAGAGCCTGCCGACGGGCGATGGCCCGTGGGCCAATAACCAGGGCTTTCGTGCGGGCCTGCCGGCCGAGGTTTCGCTGCACCTGAGTTGCAATGGGCAGGATCGGCTGGTGACATTAGCGGGGCACGCGTCACAGCTGTGCGGCGAGCAATTGCTGATCGAGCACCAAGGGGTGCGCCGTGCTCACCTGGCGGTCCGCAGTGCAAGCAGCCTGTACCTGCGTTGGGACGGTGAGATGCATGCGGTCAGCCTGTTCGATCCGATTGCGGCGGTGGAGGCCGGGCAATCCCATCAAGGCGGCCTTACCGCTCCGATGAACGGCAGCATCGTGCGCGTATTGGTAGAGATAGGCCAAACGGTCGAGGCTGGCACTCAACTAGTGGTGCTGGAAGCCATGAAGATGGAACACAGCATCCGTGCGCCCCAGGCTGGAGTGGTCAAGGCGCTGTTCTGCATGGAAGGTGAAATGGTGGCTGAAGGCAGCGCGCTGGTGGAGCTTGAAACGGCCGGCTAG
- a CDS encoding gamma-carboxygeranoyl-CoA hydratase: MNDFNTLELITDSRGFATLWLSREAKNNAFNAEMIRELIIALDREQGDPSVRFLILRGRGKHFSAGADLAWMQQSAELDYHTNLDDARELAELMYNLSKLKIPTLAVVQGAAYGGALGLISCCDMAIGADDAQFCLSEVRIGLAPAVISPFVVQAIGQRAARRYALTAERFGGQRAREIGLLAESYPAETLDQQVDQWVENLLQNSPAAMRASKDLLREVGNGALTPALRRYCENAIARIRVSAEGQEGLRAFLQKRAPSWQAQEPRS, from the coding sequence ATGAACGACTTCAACACCCTCGAACTGATCACCGACAGCCGTGGCTTTGCCACGCTGTGGCTCAGTCGTGAAGCCAAGAACAACGCGTTCAACGCCGAGATGATCCGCGAACTGATCATTGCCCTGGACCGGGAGCAAGGCGACCCTTCCGTGCGTTTTTTGATATTGCGCGGGCGCGGCAAGCATTTCAGCGCCGGCGCCGACCTGGCCTGGATGCAGCAATCGGCCGAGCTGGACTACCACACCAACCTGGACGACGCCCGTGAACTGGCGGAGCTGATGTACAACCTGTCCAAGCTGAAAATCCCCACCCTGGCAGTGGTGCAAGGCGCGGCCTACGGTGGCGCGTTGGGCCTGATCAGTTGCTGTGACATGGCCATTGGCGCCGACGACGCGCAGTTCTGTTTGTCGGAAGTGCGCATCGGCCTGGCGCCAGCGGTGATCAGCCCCTTCGTGGTGCAGGCCATCGGCCAACGCGCTGCCCGTCGTTATGCCCTCACGGCCGAGCGGTTCGGCGGCCAGCGAGCACGGGAAATCGGCTTGCTGGCTGAGAGTTATCCGGCCGAAACCCTGGATCAGCAGGTGGACCAGTGGGTCGAAAACCTGCTGCAAAACAGCCCGGCGGCGATGCGCGCCAGTAAGGATTTACTGCGCGAAGTAGGCAACGGTGCCCTCACGCCTGCGCTGCGACGTTATTGTGAAAACGCCATCGCGCGCATTCGGGTGAGCGCCGAGGGCCAGGAAGGTTTGCGTGCGTTCCTGCAAAAACGTGCACCGAGCTGGCAAGCCCAGGAGCCGCGTTCATGA
- a CDS encoding carboxyl transferase domain-containing protein, which produces MATLHTQLNPRSAEFAANSMAMREQVDALHSLLAHVQQGGGTKAQERHTSRGKLLPRERINRLLDPGSPFLELSQLAAYQVYGEDVPAAGVIAGIGRVEGVECMIVANDATVKGGSYYPLTVKKHLRAQTIAEQNRLPCIYLVDSGGANLPRQDEVFPDREHFGRIFFNQANMSAQGIPQIAVVMGSCTAGGAYVPAMADEAIMVRQQATIFLAGPPLVKAATGEVVSAEDLGGADVHCKISGVADHYADSDEHALALARRSVANLNWRKQGQLVQRPPVAPLYSSEELYGVIPADAKQPFDVREVIARLVDGSVFDEFKALFGTTLVCGFAHLHGYPIAILANNGILFAEAAQKGAHFIELACQRGIPLLFLQNITGFMVGQKYEAGGIAKHGAKLVTAVACAKVPKFTVIIGGSFGAGNYGMCGRAYDPRFLWMWPNARIGVMGAEQAAGVLVQVKREQAERAGNAFSADEEASIKQPILDQYETQGHPYYSSARLWDDGVIDPLQTRDVLALALSVSLNAPIEPSRFGVFRM; this is translated from the coding sequence ATGGCCACCCTGCATACCCAGCTCAACCCACGCTCGGCGGAGTTCGCCGCCAACAGTATGGCGATGCGCGAACAGGTCGACGCCCTGCACAGCCTGCTCGCCCATGTGCAACAAGGCGGCGGCACCAAGGCCCAGGAGCGCCACACCTCCCGGGGCAAGTTGCTGCCCCGTGAGCGTATCAATCGCCTGCTCGACCCGGGCTCGCCGTTTCTCGAACTCAGCCAGTTGGCGGCTTATCAGGTGTATGGCGAAGACGTGCCGGCGGCCGGAGTCATTGCCGGCATCGGTCGCGTGGAAGGCGTCGAATGCATGATCGTCGCCAACGATGCCACGGTCAAAGGCGGCTCCTACTACCCGCTGACCGTGAAAAAACACCTGCGCGCCCAGACCATCGCCGAGCAGAACCGCCTGCCGTGCATCTACCTGGTGGACTCCGGCGGCGCCAACCTGCCGCGCCAGGACGAGGTGTTCCCGGACCGCGAGCACTTCGGGCGAATCTTCTTCAACCAGGCCAATATGAGCGCCCAGGGCATCCCGCAGATCGCCGTGGTGATGGGTTCATGCACCGCCGGCGGCGCCTACGTGCCGGCCATGGCCGACGAAGCGATTATGGTGCGCCAGCAAGCCACGATCTTCCTGGCCGGGCCACCGCTGGTGAAGGCCGCCACCGGTGAGGTGGTCAGCGCCGAAGACCTCGGCGGCGCCGATGTGCACTGCAAGATCTCCGGCGTGGCCGACCACTATGCCGACAGCGATGAACATGCCCTGGCCCTGGCTCGGCGCAGCGTGGCCAACCTCAATTGGCGCAAGCAAGGCCAATTGGTGCAACGGCCGCCAGTGGCGCCGCTGTACAGCAGCGAAGAGCTGTACGGTGTGATCCCGGCGGATGCCAAGCAGCCCTTCGATGTACGTGAAGTGATCGCACGGCTGGTGGACGGCTCGGTGTTCGATGAGTTCAAGGCGTTGTTCGGTACCACCCTGGTCTGCGGCTTCGCGCATTTGCATGGCTACCCGATTGCGATCCTGGCCAACAACGGCATTCTGTTCGCCGAAGCCGCGCAGAAAGGCGCGCACTTTATCGAACTGGCCTGCCAGCGCGGGATTCCCCTGCTGTTCCTGCAAAACATCACCGGCTTCATGGTCGGCCAGAAGTACGAAGCCGGCGGCATTGCCAAGCATGGCGCCAAGCTGGTGACCGCCGTGGCGTGCGCGAAGGTGCCGAAGTTTACCGTGATCATCGGTGGCAGCTTTGGTGCCGGTAACTATGGCATGTGCGGCCGAGCCTACGACCCGCGCTTCTTGTGGATGTGGCCCAACGCACGCATCGGCGTGATGGGTGCCGAACAGGCCGCCGGGGTGCTGGTGCAGGTCAAGCGGGAGCAGGCCGAGCGCGCAGGCAACGCGTTCAGCGCCGATGAGGAAGCTTCAATCAAGCAACCGATACTCGACCAGTATGAAACCCAGGGCCACCCCTACTACTCCAGCGCGCGCTTGTGGGATGACGGCGTCATTGACCCGTTGCAGACCCGCGACGTGCTGGCCCTGGCCTTGTCCGTCTCGCTGAACGCCCCCATCGAGCCGAGCCGCTTCGGCGTGTTCCGCATGTAA